The following proteins come from a genomic window of Takifugu rubripes chromosome 11, fTakRub1.2, whole genome shotgun sequence:
- the LOC105417084 gene encoding uncharacterized protein isoform X2, whose protein sequence is MLRKSLVSPKCEGGPGREGRGGSEFNSEWMEEFEPAGRHQLQSAHQTLAVPQPQETSWPHTLSSLPPWKEWHHFALVVVVWSVFQAEAPLQPSLLLLYVCWRLLVMCLLWLGLGGCVYFLKCCFQKQFTGAPPVRQQQEDESGNRKDQFLRTSLSKRPDHSIPLALALADSLLLCVLQEPLPDPGVSHIKALLSRLQAVSSPLEFAEMDRNSAAADKVQLIRGYLQQRTDSLVSLLQVQADFEASVKDMLEGLDGLWARLELLHTGVTLSKQENRGHKDLASAGTDAETLSTVMCHYGKRLQSCQTHLNDSTQLLQELTWSHTHISNHMSWSCSSAESVWPELLLQSNIEQFDKVQESFLSLEQQISTFQAHLEGLGKAILDGSAGKFAHAKTTRVASLKTGESPAEAQNSTSAPASAPATDADAPRSPLSFSSTIGRLHKSGRKK, encoded by the exons ATGCTTCGTAAGAGTCTAGTCAGTCCCAAGTGTGAGGGGGGTCCGGGCCGGGAGGGGCGGGGTGGCTCGGAGTTCAACTCTGAATGGATGGAGGAGTTTGAACCTGCAGGAAGGCACCAACTACAAAG TGCCCACCAAACACTGGCGGTTCCCCAGCCACAGGAAACGTCTTGGCCACACACCCTCAGCTCGCTGCCACCCTGGAAGGAATGGCACCATTTTGCCCTGGTGGTTGTGGTGTGGTCGGTGTTTCAGGCGGAGGCACCTCTGCagccctctctgctgctgctctacgtGTGCTGGAGGCTCCTCGTGATGTGTTTGCTGTGGTTGGGGCTGGGAGGCTGCGTGTACTTCCTGAAGTGCTGCTTCCAGAAGCAG TTCACAGGAGCGCCTccagtgaggcagcagcaggaggatgagagtggaaacaggaaagaccAGTTTCTACG gACGTCCCTGTCAAAGCGCCCAGACCACAGCATTCCTCTGGCCCTCGCTCTGGCTGACAGCCTGCTTCTGTGTGTGCTTCAGGAACCTCTGCCAGACCCCGGCGTGTCCCACATAAAGGCTCTCCTCTCTAGGCTCCAA GCCGTGTCCTCTCCGCTGGAGTTCGCTGAAATGGACCGtaactctgcagcagcagacaaaGTGCAGCTCATCCGCGGCTACctgcagcagag GACAGATTCCCTTGTTAGTCTCCTCCAGGTTCAGGCGGACTTTGAGGCCAGTGTGAAGGACATGCTGGAAGGACTCGATGGCCTGTGGGCtcggctggagctgctgcacacGGGAGTGACGCTCAGCAAACAAGAGAACCGAGGACACAAGGACCTGGCATCGGCCGGCACTGACGCAGAG ACTCTGTCCACCGTCATGTGTCACTATGGGAAAAGACTTCAGAGCTGCCAGACTCACCTGAACGACAGcacccagctgctgcag GAGCTCACCTGGAGCCACACTCACATCAGCAACCAcatgagctggagctgcagcagcgccgAGTCAGTGTGGCCcgagctgctgcttcagtccAACATCGAGCAG TTTGACAAGGTGCAGGAGAGTTTCCTCTCCCTGGAACAACAGATCTCCACATTCCAGGCCCACCTGGAAGGCCTTGGAAAAGCCATTCTGGACGGGTCTGCAGGAAAATTCGCTCATGCTAAAACGACCCGCGTTGCCAGTTTAAAGACAGGCGAATCGCCAGCGGAGGCCCAGAACTCGACCTCTGCACCTGCATCCGCTCCTGCCACAGACGCAGACGCCCCGAGGTCACCTCTGTCCTTTTCCTCCACCATCGGACGACTGCATAAATCTGGAAGGAAGAAATGA
- the LOC105417084 gene encoding uncharacterized protein isoform X1, whose protein sequence is MLRKSLVSPKCEGGPGREGRGGSEFNSEWMEEFEPAGRHQLQSSAHQTLAVPQPQETSWPHTLSSLPPWKEWHHFALVVVVWSVFQAEAPLQPSLLLLYVCWRLLVMCLLWLGLGGCVYFLKCCFQKQFTGAPPVRQQQEDESGNRKDQFLRTSLSKRPDHSIPLALALADSLLLCVLQEPLPDPGVSHIKALLSRLQAVSSPLEFAEMDRNSAAADKVQLIRGYLQQRTDSLVSLLQVQADFEASVKDMLEGLDGLWARLELLHTGVTLSKQENRGHKDLASAGTDAETLSTVMCHYGKRLQSCQTHLNDSTQLLQELTWSHTHISNHMSWSCSSAESVWPELLLQSNIEQFDKVQESFLSLEQQISTFQAHLEGLGKAILDGSAGKFAHAKTTRVASLKTGESPAEAQNSTSAPASAPATDADAPRSPLSFSSTIGRLHKSGRKK, encoded by the exons ATGCTTCGTAAGAGTCTAGTCAGTCCCAAGTGTGAGGGGGGTCCGGGCCGGGAGGGGCGGGGTGGCTCGGAGTTCAACTCTGAATGGATGGAGGAGTTTGAACCTGCAGGAAGGCACCAACTACAAAG TAGTGCCCACCAAACACTGGCGGTTCCCCAGCCACAGGAAACGTCTTGGCCACACACCCTCAGCTCGCTGCCACCCTGGAAGGAATGGCACCATTTTGCCCTGGTGGTTGTGGTGTGGTCGGTGTTTCAGGCGGAGGCACCTCTGCagccctctctgctgctgctctacgtGTGCTGGAGGCTCCTCGTGATGTGTTTGCTGTGGTTGGGGCTGGGAGGCTGCGTGTACTTCCTGAAGTGCTGCTTCCAGAAGCAG TTCACAGGAGCGCCTccagtgaggcagcagcaggaggatgagagtggaaacaggaaagaccAGTTTCTACG gACGTCCCTGTCAAAGCGCCCAGACCACAGCATTCCTCTGGCCCTCGCTCTGGCTGACAGCCTGCTTCTGTGTGTGCTTCAGGAACCTCTGCCAGACCCCGGCGTGTCCCACATAAAGGCTCTCCTCTCTAGGCTCCAA GCCGTGTCCTCTCCGCTGGAGTTCGCTGAAATGGACCGtaactctgcagcagcagacaaaGTGCAGCTCATCCGCGGCTACctgcagcagag GACAGATTCCCTTGTTAGTCTCCTCCAGGTTCAGGCGGACTTTGAGGCCAGTGTGAAGGACATGCTGGAAGGACTCGATGGCCTGTGGGCtcggctggagctgctgcacacGGGAGTGACGCTCAGCAAACAAGAGAACCGAGGACACAAGGACCTGGCATCGGCCGGCACTGACGCAGAG ACTCTGTCCACCGTCATGTGTCACTATGGGAAAAGACTTCAGAGCTGCCAGACTCACCTGAACGACAGcacccagctgctgcag GAGCTCACCTGGAGCCACACTCACATCAGCAACCAcatgagctggagctgcagcagcgccgAGTCAGTGTGGCCcgagctgctgcttcagtccAACATCGAGCAG TTTGACAAGGTGCAGGAGAGTTTCCTCTCCCTGGAACAACAGATCTCCACATTCCAGGCCCACCTGGAAGGCCTTGGAAAAGCCATTCTGGACGGGTCTGCAGGAAAATTCGCTCATGCTAAAACGACCCGCGTTGCCAGTTTAAAGACAGGCGAATCGCCAGCGGAGGCCCAGAACTCGACCTCTGCACCTGCATCCGCTCCTGCCACAGACGCAGACGCCCCGAGGTCACCTCTGTCCTTTTCCTCCACCATCGGACGACTGCATAAATCTGGAAGGAAGAAATGA